The nucleotide window AGCTGGCTCCCGAAGCCGGGAGAAAGCCCTAGCCCCGTTCGAGGCGGTCGGCAAGCGCTTCCTTGAGGGAGCGGGTGGCCGAGAAGGCGAAACCCGAAAGAAACAGCAGGACGAAGGGGACCGAGACGTAGATGGCGTGGCGCACCGCATAGAGCAGCACCACGAGGAAATAGGCGGTTCCCGCCAGCTCGGCCAGCACCACCGGGGAGAGCCTTGAGCGGTAGTCGCCGCCGGCATCCCCGCTGCGGCCCGGCGCCACTTTCGGGGTCCTGATGAAGTCGGTCCGCCATCCGATCAGCGCTTCCACCACCGCCAGCGCATTGCTCAGGCAAAGCCCCATTCCCACCGAGACCAGGCAGGGAAGATCCCTGAGCGACTTCCACCATCCCGCACCGATCTCGCGCTGCGAAAGAAGGTAGAAAACCAGCACCGACCCGCTCCCCAGCAGAAGAATCGGCAGGTCCAGCGCCAGCAGCTGGTGCCACTCCATGCGCTCGCGGATACGCATCGCCGGGAAATAGAGCAGCGACACCGCCACCATCAAAAGGTAGGCCAGGTTCCCGGTCAAGTGAAAGAAGGCTTCGGATTTGACCCTCAGCGGCGCGGGGCCCTTGAGCAGCCCCGGCAGGAGCTTCAATCCCGTCTGGATCGACCCTTTCGCCCAGCGATGCTGCTGCGATTTGAACGCATTCATCTGCGTGGGAAGCTCTCCTTCGGCCACCAGCGCGGGAAGGAAGACGAAGCGCCAGCCGGCCATCTGGGCGCGATAGGAGAGGTCCAGATCCTCGGTGAGCGTGTCGTGCTGCCACCCGCCCGCCGACTCGATGCACGCCCGCCGCCAGATGCCGGCGGTGCCGTTGAAGTTGAAGTAGCGTCCCGTGCGGCTGCGGGCCGTCTGCTCGATCAGGAAATGGCCGTCCAGGAAGATCGATTGCACCCGCGTGAGAGTGGAGGATTCCCGGTTCAGATGGCCCCAGCGCGCCTGCACCATGCCGACCTGAGGATCGGCGAAGCAGGGGAGGGTGCGGCGCGCGAAATCGGGGGGCGGCACGAAATCGGCGTCGAATATCGCGATGTACTCTCCGGTAGCATGAGCCAGCCCTTCGGCGAGCGCGCCGGCCTTGAAGCCGCGCCGCGAGTCGCGCGGCAGATGCCGGATGTCGAAGCCGGCCGCCCGATAGCGCTCGGCCTGCCGCCGGCAGAAATCGCGCGTCGAGTCGGTGGAGTCGTCGAGGATCTGGATCTCGAGGCGATCCTTCGGGTAGTCGAGGTGGCAGACGGCTTCCAGGATCCTGCCGGATACGAACCGCTCGTTGTACAGCGGCACCTGCACGGTGAGCCGGGGAAGCTGGGCCGCGCCGGCGGCCGCGGAGTGGGCCTCCCGCGGGCGGTGGCGCAGGTAGAGGACGACCAGGTAGAAGCGATGGACGGCGTAGACCGCCAGCAAGGCCATGCAGGAGAAATAAGCCGACAGGACGGCGGCTTCGCCGCGGGTCATGCGCGCCTTCCCCGGCGTTGCGGCGGCTTCTCTCCGCCTGCTATCCTCCCCGCATGCCGCCCGCCGCCGGGGGGAGAGCTCGCCTCATCATCTTCGGCCTCCTTTCGGAAGCCGGCTATCTCGTCGTGGCTCATCCCGCCACTCCCTTGAACGTCCGGCTGGCCTGCCAGGCGCTCGTTTTCCTCATTTACCTCGCGGCCATCCGCGAGGTTTGCCGTGCGCCTTTCCGCCGGTCGACGGCGATTCTCTGGGCCTTCGCGATTCTCTTCCGCATCAGCCTGGTTTTCCAGCCGCCATTCTATTCCGGCGATCTCTACCGCTACCTGTGGGACGGCCACGTGCAGGCGGCGGGGCACCTGAACCCCTATCGCTTTGCCCCCTCGGATCCGGCCGTCGCGCGGCTGCGCATCGACGCCCTGGCTCTCGTCAACCATCCCGAGATCCCGACGCTCTATCCTCCGGTCGCGCAGATTTTCTTCGCCGTCGTGGCGGCTGTGGGAGGCTCGGCGCTGCTGCTGAAGTCGTGCTTGATCCTCTTCGATCTCGCCGTGATTCAGGTGATCGGCACGCTGCTTCGGAGGGTCGGGGCGGATGAGGGACGGATCACGGTTTATGCCTGGAGCCCGTTGGTGATTACGGAAGTTGCCGGCAACGGGCATATCGATGCCCTCGCGATTCTTCTCCTTCTCCTCGGAATTCAGTTGATTATAGTGGGGCGATGGAGGGTGTCAACCATCCTGCTGGGCCTGGCAGCCGGTGCGAAGCTGGCGCCTCTCGCCGCCTTCCCGGCGCTGGCGCAGCGCGTCCCGAAGCGCGGCTGGTGGATCCCCTTCGCGGTCCTCCTGGTGGTGACCGCTCCTTACCTCGGGGCCGGATCGGCGCTGGGGCGCGGGCTGTGGGAATATGCCGGGAGGTGGCGCCACAACGACAGCCTGTTCGGCGTTCTGCTCGGAGCTCTCGAGGTCATGAATCCGACGGCCGGGCTCAAGGCGGTCATCTTCCGGATTCAGCAGCACCTCGGCGATTCCGCCTGGATTCAGGCCCTCTACAGTACGGTTTATCCGGTTTATCTGGCGCGCTGGCTCGCCGTGGCGTTGTGGGCGGGGGTGGCGTTCGAGGTGTTTCGTCGGCGGTTGCCGCCGCTGCGCGGCTCGTTCCTCCTCATCGCTGCCGCTTTGCTGTTGTCCCCTACGGTGCATCCCTGGTACGTCCTGTGGATTGTTCCCTTCCTCCCGCTGCGCCCCGATCCTGCCTGGGTCCTGTTCACTGGGTTGGTTCCAGCGAGCTATCTGATCGGCAACTCTTCCGTGACGGAAGTCACCATAAGAATCGTCGAGTACCTGCCTCTTTTCCTCCTCCTCCTCCTGGAGGCCCTGCGCTCCGGGCGAACGAAGCCGATCACTCTCTTTGGGCTGTCTCCCGTTCCCGAACCGATGCCGGATTCGGGCGACGTCCCACATGGCCGGCGGCAGTAGAGCCGCTCATGTCACCGACTAGGGAGTCGGCTCGGTGGCGCTGACGTGCCCGGCGTTGGCCTGGCCGCAGGCACGGCCGCAGGTCTGCTGGGTCATTCCGAGAGCCTCGCAGCAGGCCTTGCAATCGGGCACCCTTTCCAGCGCCGCGCAGTCGGCAAAGTCTTCCGGAGAAATGTTGCGGCTGTTGACGGTGGGTGGAACAACAATCTTCTCGGATCGGCTGGCGAAGAGGCTCCCGAATCCGGAGATGGCGGCCTTGGCCTGCTCGGGAGAGACGGGCTGGTTGGGAGAAGGCACGCTGACCTGGACCCCGGACTCACGCAGGAAAGCCGCCAGCTCCGCCTGGGTCAGGACCGCTTCGGAGCCGGCTTTGAATCCGAGGCCCGACTCTTTGAGAGTCTTGAGAGCCGCCTCGGGAGACGGAGTCGCCCGAGTCTCGGGGGCGTCGTCCATTGCCTTGGCCACGGCGACGGCGAACTCTCCGATGGTAATCGATGTGGCCGGCTTGGCGGCGGTCTGATGGGCAGGCACGGCCAGCGACGGGGTCGCAGACAGTCCGACCAGAAGCATGAGAATCACGACGACATTCGCGACAGATTTCATGGACCCTCTCCTTTGGAAATAGAGATGTGTCTAATTTTTGGACCTGAGGTACGGTCGAACTGGCGGATCGTCAAGGACCGTCAAGATGAAACGCGCGGCGTGCAGGCCGCAAGGTGGAACACCGTCGCAGGCCTATGCTACGATGCAGACTCGTCGACGTCCTCTGGAGAATACCAAACAACGAGTCCCTCCGGCCACCCCCCCTGTGTGACGATTTCGCGCGTCTGGCGCGGCTTTCTGCGGAATGCACGGTAGGGAGAATTCCCATGAGGCGCCGCTTTCTGGCTTCCGTCGCGCTCCTGGCAGGCTGCTGTTTCTCTGCGCTGTGCAGCGCAGGGACGGTCGTACCCGGCGCCGAAAAGCCACCCGCGAGGTTCGCTATCGTGCCGGCCCGCAGCACCATCCGCTTCGACGCGAAGGCCACCGGCCATACCGTGCACGGCATGACGCACGGGCTGAATGGAGAAGTCGCTTTCGACCCGGAAGACGTATCCGGCCGCGCGAGCGTTGCCCTGCGGGTGGAGGCCGCCACGCTGGACACTGCCAACCGGACGCGTGACAAGAACATGCGTGAGTCGCACCTGGAGACGGCCAAGTTCCCCTGGATCGAGTTCCGCTCGTCGCGCATCGAAGCGGTGGCCCCGACGCTGCGCGAGGGGGAGACCCAGGAGCTGCGGGTCCAGGGCAAGCTCCTGCTGCACGGGATCGAACGCGACATCGCATTTCCGGTGACGGCGGTGCGCAAGGGAAAGGAGCTGTTCGTGACCGGAGGCACCGTGTTGAAGCTGACCGATTATGCGATTCCGATTCCGAAATTCCTCTTCGTCAAGATGCAGGACCAGGTGAAGGTGATGTTCGAGGTGATTGCCTCTCCGGCGACGCCATGACCAGGCTGCCGTTGCGACCGGTCCACTGGGCCGACGATGTCGCCCGCAAGCTGGCGGAGCGCGAGGGACGGCAGGAGATCTCGACCGGTATCTCCCCGTCGGGGCCGATTCACGTCGGCAACCTGCGCGAGGTGATGACCGCCGACGTACTCTACCGGGCGCTGCGGGATCTCGGCAGGGAGGCGGGATTCCACTTCGTCGCCGACAATTACGATCCGCTGCGCCGCGTCTACCCCTTCCTCGATCCGGCGGTCTATGCGCCCCTGGTGGGACGGCCACTTTCGGAGATCCCCTGTCCCTGCGGTAAGCACGCCGACTACGGCGATCACTTCCTGCAGCCCTTCCTCGAGTCGCTTCAGCGCCTGGGCATCGAGGTCCGCCTGGTGCGCGGCGATCAGCTCTACAAGTCGGGCAGGATGATCGGAGTGATTGTCGAGGCGCTGGAGGGACGGGACGTCATCGCCCGGATTCTGCGCGAGGTGACAGGCAAGCAGGTGGACCCGGAGTGGTCGCCTTTCGATCCGCTTTGTCCCACCTGCGGGCGCCTCACCGGGACCTCGGTGACCGGCTTCTCGAAGGAGCAGCAGCGCGTCGATTTCCGCTGCGATTGCGGCGCTTCAGGCAGCGTGCCGATGGCCGGAGGCGGCAAGCTCACCTGGCGCGTCGACTGGCCGGCGCGCTGGAAGGTCCTGGGAGTCACCGCCGAGCCGTTCGGGAAGGACCATGCCACCGCGGGAGGCTCCTACGATACCGGAAAGCGCATCGCGCGCGAGGTGTTCGGCATCGAGCCCCCCTTCCCGGTCACCTACGAATGGATCAGCCTGAAGGGGCAGGGGGACATGTCCTCCTCGAAAGGCAACGTCGTCTCCACCGATCGGATGCTGAAGGTCGTCCCTCCCGAGGTGCTGCGCTACCTGATCGTCCGCACCCCTCCCGAGCGCAGCATCGCGTTCGATCCCGGGCTGCCTCTGCTGTCGCTGGTCGACGAGTACGATGACGTCGAGGCGGCCGGACGCGACCTGCGCGCCCTGGCGCTGTGCCGCGCTTCGGACTACCATCCGGTCGGCGTCCCCTTCAAGCACCTGGTGAACGTCGTGCAGATGGCGAATTTCGACTTCACCCGGGTGCTCGAGATCCTGGCGCGCGGCGGCTACCAGGTTGCGGACCCGGAGGCGCTCAAGGAGCGCTCCGAATATGCGCAGCGCTGGCTGGAGGAGTTCGCCCCGCCCGACATGAAGTTCTCGCTGCGCACGACGCTGCCGGAAGAGGCGGCGCAGCTCACACCGTTGCAGAAGGACTTCTTACTGCGGGCCTCCGGCCGGATCGACAGGGGGATGTCGGCCGAGGCCATCCACGAGCGCGTCTATGCGGCGGCGGGGGAAGTGGAGGGCCTCAAGCCGGCCGACGCTTTTCAGGCGATCTACCTGGCGCTGCTCGGTACTCGGCGTGGTCCGCGCGCGGGCTGGTTCCTGTCGATCCTGGATCGCGATTGGGTGGTACAGCGTTTCCAGGATGCGGCGGAGATTCCCTGAGGATGAGTCCGGCCGTACGTGGCCCCGTCGATCGGCGCCAGGAAGTCCAAGCGCCGAATCCTTCAGTGGGTAGCGGGGGGATGACGGTCGCGGCGCATCCCGAGGACCGAGTTCACCTCGGCGCCCAAAGCGAACAGCGCTCCGGAGAGGTAGAGCCAGATCAGGATTGCGATGACCGAGCCGATCGACCCGTAGAGCATCCGATATCCCGAGGTGGACTTGATATAGATGGCGAACAGATGCTTGGTCCCTTCCCACAGCACCGCCGCCACCAGGGCCCCGGCCCAGATGCGGCGCAGCCGGCTGCTCACGGTGGGGCCGAACAGATACAAGGTCGAGAACAGCAGGAAGTTGAACACCACGCCCATCGCGAAAGTGCACAGCGTCAGGATGCGCGGCTCCCAGTCGGCGGGCAGCGCGGCCACGGAGCTCAGCCCTTCGACGATCCAGGGGCTCAGAGCGGCGAATACGGCGGAAAGGGGAAGAAACAGCATCACGATCAGCCCCAACAGGATCCCCAGCAGGCGGCGCCGCCACAGCGGCCTCATGCGGGGGGCGCGGTGAATCCGGTTCAGGATCTGCTGCAGCACGTCGAACGCCGCTGTGGCGCTCCACAGCAGCAGCAGCGAGCCGAAGATCCCGAGGCGCAGCCGGGCCTGCAGAATGCGCTGCAATCCCCCCTGCAGATAGGCGGAGCTGAAGGGGAGCAGCGACAGGATCTGGGTGGTGAAGCGGGCATAGGCGCCGCCCATTCCGAAGAGATAGCCGAGCCCCGAGGCCAGCAGCAGCAGGAGCGGGAAAAACGAGAAGAAGCAGTAGTAGGCGAGACTGGAGACCAGGATCTGCACATGATCCTGGCGGTGCTTGTGCCACAGCTCGGAGAGGAACTCTCTCAGGACGGAGAGCATGGGGAGCGATGCTAGCAGAATCGCCCCGGTGACGCCTTCGGCCGGATTTCCGCGGGGGAGCCGATGATCGCGACGGTATTGCTCATGGCCTACGGGAGCCCCGACGCGCCGGAGCAGATGGCGGAGTTCCTGCGCGGCGTGTTTCGCGGGCGCAGCGTCCCCGAGGCGACGGTGGCCGAGTTCCAGGCGCGCTACCGGCTGTTCGGCGGCCGCTCGCCGCTGCTGGACATCTCGCGCCGCCAGGCCGCCCAGCTGCAGCTCCGGGTGGGATGTCACGTCCTGGTGGGGATGCGCCACTGGCATCCTTTCATCGAAGACGTCGTCGCGAACGTGCGAGGGCCAATCCTCGGGCTGCCGCTCGCCCCGCATTATTCCCGCTTCAGCGTCGGCGAGTATCACGAGGCGCTGCGCGCGGCGACCGACGAGCCCCTCCATCTGGTCGACAGCTGGCACCTGGAGCCGGGGCTGCTCGATGCCTGGGCCGAGCGGATCCGCGACGGATGCCGCCGCCATCGTCCTGACGTCGTCTTGTTCACCGCCCACAGCGTTCCGGACGATCCCGACGACCCCTACGCCCGCCAGCTGCAGGAGACGGTGGGCGGCATCATGGCGAGGCTGGACAAGGTTTCCTGGCAGTTTGCCTACCAGAGCGCGAGCAGCGCGCCGCTGAAGTGGCTGGGGCCCGACGTCGACGCGCGTCTGCGGGAGCTGCGCCGGGCGGGCGCCGAATCGGTGCTGGCCGCGCCGGTGAGCTTCGTCTCCGATCACGCCGAAGTCCTCTATGACCTCGACCACCTGCACCGGCGCTCGGCGGAAGCGCTCGGAATCCGCCTCGAGCGCTGCGAGTCGCTCAACGAGCATCCCCGTCTCATCGAGGCTCTCGCCGACGTGGTGCGCCGATTCCTGTGAAGCGGGTGATCGTGGTGGGAGGCGGAATCTCCGGCCTCGCCACGGCCTATCATCTCAAGAAGCTGCGCGCCGACCTGGTGATCACCCTGTTCGAGGAGCGCGAGCGCCCGGGAGGAGTCATCGCCACCCTGAGGCGGGACGGCTTCCTGGTGGAGGGAGGCCCCGACTCCTTCATCATCCAGAAGCCTTGGGCCCTCGAGCTCTGCCGCGAGCTGGGGATCGAGGAGCGGCTCTATCCCACGGAGGCGGCGAACCGCACGGGCTATGTCCTGCACCGCGGGCGGCTGCTGCCGCTGCCCGCCGGGATGGCGCTGGGAGCACCTGCCGATCTCGGCGCCCTGGTGACGACTCGGCTCCTTTCCTGGAAAGGAAAGCTGCGCGCCGGGCTGGATCTAATCCTGCCGCGCGGCGAGGAGCGCGGCGACGAGTCGCTGGGGGGATTCCTGCGGCGCCGGCTCGGAAACGAGCTGGTGGAGCGGATTGCCGACCCGCTGCTGGGAGGAATCCACGCGGCGCCGGCCGATCGGCTGAGCCTGCAGGCAACCTTTCCGAGACTGAAGGAGATCGAGCGCCAACACCGCAGCCTGATCCTGGGGATGCGGCGCGCGGCCGGCCCGGCGGGGCAGAGCCCTTTCCGCACGCTCCCCGGGGGCATGGGGGAGCTGGTGGAAAGTCTGCGCGCGGCGCTCGCCGGCGTCGAAATCCGCACCGAGGCTCGGGTGGAAGAGATCGTTCCCGGCAAGGGAATCCTGACGAAGCATGACGGCATGGCCGCGCAGGCGGTGGTGGCGGCGATGCCGCCCCCTGCCGCCGCCGGGCTCTTCGCCAGGTCCTCGCCGGCGCTGTCGCAGGCGCTGCGGTCGATTCCCGCCGTCTCGACCGCGACCGTGTCCCTCGCCTATCACAGGCCC belongs to Candidatus Polarisedimenticolia bacterium and includes:
- a CDS encoding cellulose synthase family protein, whose product is MTRGEAAVLSAYFSCMALLAVYAVHRFYLVVLYLRHRPREAHSAAAGAAQLPRLTVQVPLYNERFVSGRILEAVCHLDYPKDRLEIQILDDSTDSTRDFCRRQAERYRAAGFDIRHLPRDSRRGFKAGALAEGLAHATGEYIAIFDADFVPPPDFARRTLPCFADPQVGMVQARWGHLNRESSTLTRVQSIFLDGHFLIEQTARSRTGRYFNFNGTAGIWRRACIESAGGWQHDTLTEDLDLSYRAQMAGWRFVFLPALVAEGELPTQMNAFKSQQHRWAKGSIQTGLKLLPGLLKGPAPLRVKSEAFFHLTGNLAYLLMVAVSLLYFPAMRIRERMEWHQLLALDLPILLLGSGSVLVFYLLSQREIGAGWWKSLRDLPCLVSVGMGLCLSNALAVVEALIGWRTDFIRTPKVAPGRSGDAGGDYRSRLSPVVLAELAGTAYFLVVLLYAVRHAIYVSVPFVLLFLSGFAFSATRSLKEALADRLERG
- a CDS encoding glycosyltransferase 87 family protein translates to MPPAAGGRARLIIFGLLSEAGYLVVAHPATPLNVRLACQALVFLIYLAAIREVCRAPFRRSTAILWAFAILFRISLVFQPPFYSGDLYRYLWDGHVQAAGHLNPYRFAPSDPAVARLRIDALALVNHPEIPTLYPPVAQIFFAVVAAVGGSALLLKSCLILFDLAVIQVIGTLLRRVGADEGRITVYAWSPLVITEVAGNGHIDALAILLLLLGIQLIIVGRWRVSTILLGLAAGAKLAPLAAFPALAQRVPKRGWWIPFAVLLVVTAPYLGAGSALGRGLWEYAGRWRHNDSLFGVLLGALEVMNPTAGLKAVIFRIQQHLGDSAWIQALYSTVYPVYLARWLAVALWAGVAFEVFRRRLPPLRGSFLLIAAALLLSPTVHPWYVLWIVPFLPLRPDPAWVLFTGLVPASYLIGNSSVTEVTIRIVEYLPLFLLLLLEALRSGRTKPITLFGLSPVPEPMPDSGDVPHGRRQ
- a CDS encoding YceI family protein, whose product is MRRRFLASVALLAGCCFSALCSAGTVVPGAEKPPARFAIVPARSTIRFDAKATGHTVHGMTHGLNGEVAFDPEDVSGRASVALRVEAATLDTANRTRDKNMRESHLETAKFPWIEFRSSRIEAVAPTLREGETQELRVQGKLLLHGIERDIAFPVTAVRKGKELFVTGGTVLKLTDYAIPIPKFLFVKMQDQVKVMFEVIASPATP
- the lysS gene encoding lysine--tRNA ligase, which gives rise to MTRLPLRPVHWADDVARKLAEREGRQEISTGISPSGPIHVGNLREVMTADVLYRALRDLGREAGFHFVADNYDPLRRVYPFLDPAVYAPLVGRPLSEIPCPCGKHADYGDHFLQPFLESLQRLGIEVRLVRGDQLYKSGRMIGVIVEALEGRDVIARILREVTGKQVDPEWSPFDPLCPTCGRLTGTSVTGFSKEQQRVDFRCDCGASGSVPMAGGGKLTWRVDWPARWKVLGVTAEPFGKDHATAGGSYDTGKRIAREVFGIEPPFPVTYEWISLKGQGDMSSSKGNVVSTDRMLKVVPPEVLRYLIVRTPPERSIAFDPGLPLLSLVDEYDDVEAAGRDLRALALCRASDYHPVGVPFKHLVNVVQMANFDFTRVLEILARGGYQVADPEALKERSEYAQRWLEEFAPPDMKFSLRTTLPEEAAQLTPLQKDFLLRASGRIDRGMSAEAIHERVYAAAGEVEGLKPADAFQAIYLALLGTRRGPRAGWFLSILDRDWVVQRFQDAAEIP
- a CDS encoding YihY/virulence factor BrkB family protein; the encoded protein is MLSVLREFLSELWHKHRQDHVQILVSSLAYYCFFSFFPLLLLLASGLGYLFGMGGAYARFTTQILSLLPFSSAYLQGGLQRILQARLRLGIFGSLLLLWSATAAFDVLQQILNRIHRAPRMRPLWRRRLLGILLGLIVMLFLPLSAVFAALSPWIVEGLSSVAALPADWEPRILTLCTFAMGVVFNFLLFSTLYLFGPTVSSRLRRIWAGALVAAVLWEGTKHLFAIYIKSTSGYRMLYGSIGSVIAILIWLYLSGALFALGAEVNSVLGMRRDRHPPATH
- the hemH gene encoding ferrochelatase, coding for MIATVLLMAYGSPDAPEQMAEFLRGVFRGRSVPEATVAEFQARYRLFGGRSPLLDISRRQAAQLQLRVGCHVLVGMRHWHPFIEDVVANVRGPILGLPLAPHYSRFSVGEYHEALRAATDEPLHLVDSWHLEPGLLDAWAERIRDGCRRHRPDVVLFTAHSVPDDPDDPYARQLQETVGGIMARLDKVSWQFAYQSASSAPLKWLGPDVDARLRELRRAGAESVLAAPVSFVSDHAEVLYDLDHLHRRSAEALGIRLERCESLNEHPRLIEALADVVRRFL
- the hemG gene encoding protoporphyrinogen oxidase, which produces MKRVIVVGGGISGLATAYHLKKLRADLVITLFEERERPGGVIATLRRDGFLVEGGPDSFIIQKPWALELCRELGIEERLYPTEAANRTGYVLHRGRLLPLPAGMALGAPADLGALVTTRLLSWKGKLRAGLDLILPRGEERGDESLGGFLRRRLGNELVERIADPLLGGIHAAPADRLSLQATFPRLKEIERQHRSLILGMRRAAGPAGQSPFRTLPGGMGELVESLRAALAGVEIRTEARVEEIVPGKGILTKHDGMAAQAVVAAMPPPAAAGLFARSSPALSQALRSIPAVSTATVSLAYHRPHPTVSLAATGFLIPRAEKRRILACTWSSRKFAGRAPDGDLLVRAYLGGEAGEELLKGTDELLSGIACEELAAIMGIREAPAFAVVHRWPKANPILEVGHAAKLARIEKLLEECPGIFLTGTGYRGVGIPDCIRDARDTARQIAAAL